From Halomicrobium salinisoli, the proteins below share one genomic window:
- a CDS encoding TrkH family potassium uptake protein, with protein MSRSSYVDYRSALHFVGSLLLLLVVPLAVPVILAVLYGESPVPFLATMAVAGGLGFVLRRLGPDPDLGHREGFLVVALSWLAVPLVGTLPYLIAGEGTLAAFPNALFESMSGFTTTGATVMGEISVERHGRAMMLWRQLTQWLGGMGIVVLMVAILPDLSVGGAQLIREESPGLDVDKLTPRIRETAAALWKIYAALTVLAALVYYALHLAGLAPNMGLYNAVAHALTTLPTGGFSPEARSVEAFSPVIQWAVVPFMMIAGTNFALFWYVLQGRPRRLVENTEFRWYAASMAVVTALIAAMLYVGVGLDESPDAIAAIAGNAENALRQAVFQTVAIVTTTGYASMDFNAWSDLAKVTLFFAMFLGGSAGSAAGSVKIIRWVAISKAGQRELFTTIHPDAVRPIRFRDKVIDEDTVRGVFAFVLIFLGIFAVSTVLLYLDAQRVDEFSLNALEAASVALATLGNIGPGFGEVGPMGSYERFTPATKFYLVFLMWIGRLEIISVLVVLTPGYWRS; from the coding sequence ATGAGTCGCTCCTCTTACGTCGATTATCGGTCGGCGCTCCACTTCGTCGGTAGCCTCCTCCTGCTGCTGGTCGTCCCGCTAGCGGTTCCCGTGATCCTCGCTGTCCTGTACGGCGAGTCACCCGTCCCCTTCCTGGCGACGATGGCGGTCGCGGGCGGACTGGGCTTCGTCCTCAGGCGACTGGGTCCGGATCCGGACCTCGGCCACCGCGAGGGCTTCCTCGTGGTGGCGCTCTCGTGGCTGGCCGTGCCGCTCGTCGGCACGCTCCCGTACCTGATCGCCGGCGAGGGGACCCTCGCGGCGTTCCCGAACGCGCTGTTCGAATCGATGTCCGGGTTCACGACGACGGGCGCGACGGTGATGGGCGAGATTTCCGTCGAGCGCCACGGCCGCGCGATGATGCTGTGGCGCCAGCTCACCCAGTGGCTCGGCGGGATGGGCATCGTCGTCCTGATGGTGGCCATCCTCCCCGACCTCTCGGTCGGCGGCGCCCAGCTGATCCGCGAGGAGTCGCCGGGGCTGGACGTCGATAAGCTCACGCCGCGGATCCGCGAGACGGCCGCGGCGCTGTGGAAGATCTACGCCGCGCTGACCGTGCTCGCGGCGCTGGTCTACTACGCCCTGCACCTGGCCGGTCTGGCACCGAACATGGGGTTGTACAACGCCGTCGCACACGCGCTGACGACGCTTCCCACCGGCGGGTTCTCGCCCGAGGCCCGCAGCGTCGAGGCGTTCTCGCCCGTCATACAGTGGGCCGTGGTCCCCTTCATGATGATCGCCGGGACCAACTTCGCCCTGTTCTGGTACGTCCTGCAGGGCCGGCCGCGCCGGCTCGTCGAGAACACCGAGTTCCGCTGGTACGCCGCGTCGATGGCCGTCGTCACGGCGCTGATCGCGGCGATGCTGTACGTCGGCGTCGGACTGGACGAGTCGCCGGACGCGATCGCCGCCATCGCGGGCAACGCGGAGAACGCCCTCCGGCAGGCCGTCTTCCAGACCGTCGCCATCGTCACCACGACCGGGTACGCCAGCATGGACTTCAACGCCTGGAGCGACCTCGCGAAGGTGACGCTGTTCTTCGCCATGTTCCTGGGCGGCTCCGCCGGGTCCGCCGCCGGGTCGGTCAAGATCATCCGCTGGGTCGCCATCTCGAAGGCCGGCCAGCGGGAACTGTTCACGACGATCCACCCCGATGCGGTCAGGCCGATCCGCTTCCGCGACAAGGTGATCGACGAGGACACGGTCCGGGGCGTGTTCGCGTTCGTGTTGATCTTCCTCGGCATCTTCGCCGTCTCGACCGTCCTGCTCTACCTCGACGCCCAGCGCGTCGACGAATTCTCGCTGAACGCTCTCGAGGCCGCCAGCGTCGCGCTCGCGACCCTGGGCAACATCGGACCGGGGTTCGGCGAGGTCGGCCCGATGGGGAGCTACGAGCGGTTCACGCCGGCGACCAAGTTCTACCTCGTCTTCCTCATGTGGATCGGTCGCCTGGAGATCATCTCCGTGCTGGTCGTGCTGACGCCGGGCTACTGGCGCAGCTGA
- a CDS encoding dodecin, whose translation MVFKKITLIGTSEESFEEAVDDAIDRAQETLDNLMWAEVEDRGVELANVDDREYQAEVVVAFELEE comes from the coding sequence ATGGTGTTCAAGAAAATAACGCTGATCGGCACGAGCGAGGAGAGCTTCGAGGAGGCCGTCGACGACGCGATCGACCGCGCCCAGGAGACACTGGACAACCTCATGTGGGCGGAGGTCGAGGACCGCGGCGTCGAACTGGCCAACGTCGACGACCGGGAGTACCAGGCGGAGGTCGTCGTCGCCTTCGAGCTGGAGGAGTAG
- a CDS encoding DUF7282 domain-containing protein, translated as MLLRTLAAAGAAALVLVLLVGAPGVGDVGLDPVGALGTGDAEADAVDATGVADAGIDSVTVINEEGDGVATASFDLRIVADTNCVGCYEEPDDDPNVNPFFKVFVVGEAGNEVELESTDEVENDEELAYEYAVDEAVLREFNRQTLEVRVELWDRDLLLHDRIDEQSISVDWPPDPETPATETATDTPTESTDGDRSAGMTFENQTSTGTSVVVQSASVPADGFVLLYDSALTTQLGRSDLVDGAETDVNVSLDRPISESRTLVAIAFEDADGDGQFERGTDEVYVVDGEPVVEAAVVAVETDEE; from the coding sequence ATGCTACTACGTACCCTGGCGGCCGCGGGGGCGGCGGCGCTCGTGCTCGTGCTACTGGTCGGAGCCCCCGGAGTGGGTGACGTCGGACTCGATCCGGTCGGCGCGCTCGGGACGGGAGACGCCGAGGCCGACGCGGTAGACGCGACCGGAGTGGCGGACGCCGGAATCGACTCGGTCACGGTGATCAACGAAGAGGGCGACGGCGTCGCGACGGCGTCGTTCGACCTGCGGATCGTCGCCGACACGAACTGCGTCGGGTGCTACGAGGAGCCCGACGACGACCCCAACGTCAATCCGTTCTTCAAGGTGTTCGTCGTGGGAGAGGCCGGCAACGAGGTCGAACTCGAGTCGACCGACGAGGTCGAGAACGACGAGGAGCTCGCGTACGAGTACGCCGTCGACGAGGCCGTCCTGCGGGAGTTCAACCGGCAGACGCTCGAAGTCCGGGTCGAGCTCTGGGACAGGGACCTGCTCCTGCACGACCGGATAGACGAGCAGTCGATCTCCGTCGACTGGCCGCCGGACCCGGAGACGCCCGCCACGGAGACGGCGACTGACACCCCGACCGAGTCGACGGACGGGGACCGGAGCGCGGGGATGACGTTCGAGAACCAGACCTCGACGGGGACGTCGGTCGTCGTCCAGTCGGCGTCGGTGCCCGCGGACGGGTTCGTCTTGCTCTACGATTCGGCGCTGACGACGCAGCTCGGGCGTTCGGACCTCGTCGACGGGGCGGAGACGGACGTGAACGTGTCGCTCGATCGGCCGATCTCGGAGAGCCGGACCCTCGTCGCCATCGCGTTCGAGGACGCGGACGGCGACGGGCAGTTCGAACGGGGAACCGACGAGGTCTACGTCGTCGACGGCGAGCCGGTGGTGGAGGCCGCGGTCGTCGCGGTCGAGACGGACGAGGAGTGA
- a CDS encoding mechanosensitive ion channel domain-containing protein: MLQIGVVEQAVEQFVGDVAAAIPRVLAGIVFLVIAAVAIKAIMVVVRWILHSALPGDSPVYRQFLGTIVAAFLWFAAVLSFLSIVGLTLVAASLGTATGFLALGVSYALSGMLADAVAGIYLLRDPDFDIGDVITVGDLTGEVAAIELRKTRLRVDDDVVVRANASIEKEWRRHDA, from the coding sequence ATGCTCCAGATCGGTGTCGTCGAGCAGGCCGTCGAGCAGTTCGTCGGTGACGTGGCCGCCGCGATCCCGCGGGTGCTGGCCGGCATCGTCTTCCTCGTCATCGCCGCGGTGGCGATCAAGGCGATCATGGTCGTCGTCCGCTGGATACTGCACAGTGCGCTCCCGGGCGACTCGCCGGTCTACCGGCAGTTCCTGGGGACGATCGTCGCCGCGTTCCTGTGGTTCGCCGCCGTCCTCTCCTTCCTCTCGATCGTCGGGCTGACACTGGTGGCGGCCTCGCTGGGCACCGCCACGGGCTTTCTCGCCCTGGGCGTCTCCTACGCGCTCTCGGGGATGCTCGCGGACGCGGTCGCCGGCATCTACCTCCTCCGGGACCCCGACTTCGACATCGGCGACGTCATCACGGTGGGCGACCTGACCGGCGAGGTGGCGGCCATCGAGCTCCGCAAGACGCGCCTGCGGGTCGACGACGACGTCGTCGTCCGGGCCAACGCGTCCATCGAGAAGGAGTGGCGACGGCACGACGCATGA
- a CDS encoding metal-dependent hydrolase yields MFVGHGLLAFALVAAGARGLGRDRRAALYAGLLAGLFATLPDLDILYGPVGLLSGVSGVFDAAASFWETGNVVHRGPTHSLPVSAAVVGAVALWHAAATPIRAFGGVETASRVRVRQAVLGSVLIASIAGAVALYSGGLAGVITAVYAAGGIGVALFARRLGCSPKTVLATGLVGTVTHPFGDLFTGEPPEFLYPLDATLVAERVVLHPDPTLHLLAAFAVELATVWLALAAYFWLTEWRLREHVDRRALLGIGYGAAALLLPAPTLGTSYQFVFTVIAVGVVGLTPHSYWRLHWRRTAATGLATVTVAWAAYVLAYLALG; encoded by the coding sequence ATGTTCGTCGGCCACGGGCTCCTGGCCTTCGCGCTCGTCGCGGCGGGAGCGCGGGGGCTCGGCCGCGACCGGCGGGCGGCGCTGTACGCCGGCCTGCTGGCCGGCCTCTTCGCGACCCTGCCCGACCTGGACATCCTCTACGGCCCGGTCGGCCTCCTCAGTGGCGTCTCCGGCGTGTTCGACGCCGCGGCGTCGTTCTGGGAGACCGGTAACGTCGTCCACCGCGGTCCGACCCACTCCCTTCCGGTCAGCGCGGCCGTGGTCGGCGCTGTCGCCCTGTGGCACGCCGCGGCCACTCCCATCCGCGCGTTCGGGGGCGTCGAGACGGCGTCGCGAGTCCGGGTCCGCCAGGCCGTCCTCGGCTCGGTCCTGATCGCGTCCATCGCCGGGGCAGTGGCCCTGTACAGCGGCGGGCTCGCCGGCGTGATCACGGCCGTCTACGCGGCCGGCGGGATCGGCGTCGCCCTGTTCGCCCGCCGTCTGGGTTGCTCCCCGAAGACCGTCCTCGCGACGGGTCTCGTCGGGACGGTCACGCATCCCTTCGGCGACCTGTTCACCGGCGAGCCGCCGGAGTTTCTCTACCCGCTGGACGCGACGCTCGTCGCCGAGCGCGTCGTCCTCCACCCGGACCCGACGCTGCACCTGCTGGCCGCCTTCGCGGTCGAACTCGCGACGGTGTGGCTGGCGCTGGCGGCCTACTTCTGGCTCACGGAGTGGCGGCTCCGCGAGCACGTCGACCGCCGGGCCCTGCTCGGAATCGGATACGGCGCCGCCGCGCTGTTGCTCCCCGCGCCCACGCTGGGGACGTCGTATCAATTCGTGTTCACCGTCATCGCCGTCGGCGTCGTCGGCCTGACGCCTCACTCCTACTGGCGGCTCCACTGGCGGCGGACCGCCGCGACGGGACTGGCGACGGTCACCGTCGCGTGGGCCGCCTACGTTCTGGCGTACCTCGCCCTGGGCTGA
- a CDS encoding HesB/IscA family protein, with amino-acid sequence MSETADPDPEAGADGIGVTEAAAGEAVDLMDGEDMDTGEAGLRLFVKQGGCAGLSYGMRFEHEPDDEDRIFERHDLRVFVDPASLNYVEGSVLDFEGGLQGEGFHVRNPNVESECGCGESFRT; translated from the coding sequence ATGAGCGAGACAGCGGACCCCGACCCCGAGGCGGGCGCGGACGGGATCGGCGTCACCGAGGCGGCCGCCGGCGAGGCGGTCGACCTCATGGACGGAGAGGACATGGACACCGGGGAGGCGGGCCTGCGGCTGTTCGTCAAGCAGGGCGGCTGCGCCGGCCTCTCCTACGGGATGCGGTTCGAGCACGAACCCGACGACGAGGACCGGATCTTCGAGCGCCACGACCTGCGCGTGTTCGTCGACCCCGCGAGCCTGAACTACGTCGAGGGCTCGGTGCTGGACTTCGAGGGCGGCCTGCAGGGCGAGGGATTCCACGTCCGGAACCCCAACGTCGAGAGCGAGTGCGGCTGCGGCGAGTCGTTCCGGACGTAG